The segment ATCTTGGACATCACGAACATCCGCACGAGTCTCTGGGTACTGACGAGGAAGGATCGTCAAAAGCCGCAAAAAAAATCAGTCTGGATGGAGACTGTGTCTTTCATGGCGACCATATCAAGCCGCTTATAACGAAAGGGATCTGTCCTGGTTCGGTATTATCAATGAGCTTGAAACCGTTTCCTTCTGCTAGCTACGCATCGGCTGAAGCGGGGCGTCCTGAGAAACCTAATTGGCGCATCGGTGCAAAACCGGTGGGACGCCAAAGTAACCAGTAAGCGCCATTTATCTGTATCTGACGTCTCACCGAACCTTCCCTTTTTTTAGGAGATTTCGGTGCGAAAAGCTCTTTTCTCGCTGGGGTTGACGACGTTGTCGTGCAATCTCGCCTTTGCGCAACCCTTAGAGTTGCCGACCTTCACACAGACCTTACCTGTCAGTGTGTCAAATACCTTCCCCGTTGAGTCTGTCGACTCCATAAGCTTTGTACGCGCCTTGGAACTCGCTAGCTCTGCAAGCCCTGAACTGGCTGCTGCAAGACGTGAGCTGGCTGCTTCTCGCGCATTGATTAGCCAAGCAGGAGCACGTCCGAATCCAATATTGTCCGCTAGCCAGGAGGGAATCCGGGGCGATGCCCCGGAGACCACGCTTGAACTGAGCCAAGAAATAGAGCTGGGTGGTAAACGTTCGGCTCGTATTGAGGCAGCGCAACGCGCCATGGACGTAGCGGCCGCCGACCTACAGGACGCCCAAGCTCGACTGAGGGGGGCAGTGATGGGTGCATACTACGATGTGCTTACTGCTCAAGAACGGCTGGACCTCGCTCAGGCTGCTTCAAAGCTTGCGAAGCAAGCTGTGAACGTTGCCAATCGACGTGTGAGGGCCGGCATGGTCTCTCCCGTAGAGGAAACCCGGGCGCGGGTTGCGGCTACTGGAGTGCAAGTAGAGCTTGCCCAGGCCACAGCTGAACTCGAAGCTGCGCGCACTCGGCTGGCGGCCAACTGGGGAAATCCACAGCCACGCTTTGAGCGAGTAAAAGAGCCGGTAGAGGCAGTGCCTCCTCTTCCCGAGCTAGCTGAGCTTTATAGCCGTTTGAACGATTCCGCCCAACTAACCCGCGCGCGTCGGGAGGCTGAAAGACGTCGGGCTGCGTTGGAGCTGGAAAGGACGAATCGCTTTTCTAACGTGACGGTTAGCGTAGGTGCCCAACGCTCAGATGAATATAACGGCACGCTGGGACTGGTGAGTATCTCGATGCCCCTGCCGTTGTTTGATCGAAACCAAGGCAACATCGGAGCAGCACAGGAACGGGCCTACCAGGCGCAGGACGAGCTTAACGCCGTCCATATACGCCTGAAAAGCGAACTTTCCCAAGCGCACATGCGGCTGCGCACTGCTCGCCAGCAGTTCGAACTGTTGCGCAACGACATGCTCCCCAGTGCCCAAAGCGCTTATGAAGCTGCCAGCAAGGGGTTCGAACTAGGAAAGTTCACCTTCCTTGACGTACTGGATGCTCAACGCACGCTTTTCCAAGCCCGCTCTCAGTATCTGTCTGCGCTCTCGCAAGCTAACCAGGCGGCGGCGGAAATCGCCCGAATCGTCGGCGATGGGTCGGCCGTTATCACCTCGGCCACTCAGCCATAAGGAATCCATATGAAAAGTAAATCGAATACATCTTCCTTGGCTGGTCACAAGAAGCAGATTTTTTGGATCGTCGTCATATTAAGCGTGGCACTTGTGCTTGGCGGATTGCTTCTTCGCAGTAGTCCAGCTGTGCCCGAAGCGGGCGACGCACATAGCGAGCATGGTGACGCATCGGAGCAGGAGGATGAAGGGCATTCGGATG is part of the Stutzerimonas balearica DSM 6083 genome and harbors:
- a CDS encoding TolC family protein, which translates into the protein MRKALFSLGLTTLSCNLAFAQPLELPTFTQTLPVSVSNTFPVESVDSISFVRALELASSASPELAAARRELAASRALISQAGARPNPILSASQEGIRGDAPETTLELSQEIELGGKRSARIEAAQRAMDVAAADLQDAQARLRGAVMGAYYDVLTAQERLDLAQAASKLAKQAVNVANRRVRAGMVSPVEETRARVAATGVQVELAQATAELEAARTRLAANWGNPQPRFERVKEPVEAVPPLPELAELYSRLNDSAQLTRARREAERRRAALELERTNRFSNVTVSVGAQRSDEYNGTLGLVSISMPLPLFDRNQGNIGAAQERAYQAQDELNAVHIRLKSELSQAHMRLRTARQQFELLRNDMLPSAQSAYEAASKGFELGKFTFLDVLDAQRTLFQARSQYLSALSQANQAAAEIARIVGDGSAVITSATQP